ACTACCACATAGACAAGGGGGAGATTTACAATTACGACAAGAAACGACGGAGATTTATCCGGGTTGAGTAATGAATCTTTTGTTTACCACTCGAATTTCAGTTGTTTTTCAATCAAGTGAAAAGTCTGCCGGTGGTGGATCGTTATCCCGTGCTGTTTAATCGCTTCGCGATGCGCACGTGTAGGGTATCCTTTGTTGTGCATCCATCCGTAAACGGGAAATTGATTGTGTAGGTTTTGCATATACTCATCCCGGTATGTTTTTGCCAGCACCGATGCTGCCGCAATCGACAAGTACTTTCCGTCACCCTTTATCACACATGTGTGTGGAATCTGTTGGAACGGATGAAACCGGTTCCCGTCTATCAGGATATGTTCAGGCGTCACGGTCAGCCTGCTTAGGGCTTTGTGCATGGCTTTAACCGATGCCCAGAGGATATTTAACTCGTCAATTTCATCCGGGGTGCACATTTCAACGGCGTAGCACATCGCACTCTGCTCAATGATAGGTCGGAGACGGTTCCGTTCCCTTTCCGATAATTGCTTGGAATCGTTGAGCTCTTCACACCGGAATCCGGGCTTGAGGACAACTGCAGCTGCGAAGACAGGGCCGGCAAGGCATCCGCGTCCCGCTTCGTCGCAACCGGCTTCGATGCAACCGGGGTGAAGGCAGCTCTCCAACGGTTTGTGTTGCTTCATTTAAGATTAATTTTCAGTTTGTTGTCTGCCGGGGGGAAATCGAGCTGAAAAGAATTTATGTCGAAATTCTCATCATCCATTACTTCAGCAAATTGTTGGATTGAGCGGAGCATGCCCTCATCAAGAACTTCATCGCCCTTCAGGTGCAATACATTTAAGCCAGTGAGCAGTTCGACCAACGCTTCCCGGGCATCATCCGCGAAAGGTATTCCCGTTTGTTGAAGTCGTGCCCGGACGCCTCGACGAATGATCGATTCCGTTGTTTTGCGGTATTTATCCTGCAAACCGGCTGTCCCGGGAACAGATTCGATAAAGCGGGTATCGATGGAGAGAGACGTGGAGTCGAGTGTTATCAGTCGATAAGGGAACGGATACTGTGACAGGCTTCCGGTTTCTACATCGTACAAGATGTTTTCTGCAGAACCCGTGAACTGTGTAATATCGTTGGAGTGGAAGTGTCCGGTAAATACGATTTTCAAGCCGGCAGCGGCAAGGATTCCTGCGGCAGACTCCCAGTTTTCCAGTATATGGCCCGGAAAAAACGTGGCCTGATAAGGCATGTGTTCTACAATGCCGTGATGCATCATACCCAGGACAGTAACGTTTTTTGCTTTTGCCTGGCGAAGGATATCAAGTGCCCAATTCATCGTTGAGGGGAGAATCCGCCCACCCGAAACTGACGTGGTTTTATGTTCTGCATATCGATTGGTATCGAAACAAAGCAACCACGTGTTTTCGTTAATTTCCGCCAGATAACTTAATGAGGCAGTGTCGAGTTTTAGCGCGCCGTTATAGCCGAAGGGCCCATAAATTTCAGGAAACTCTTTGGCCGAAATGCTTTGAGCTGGAGCAGGGACCTCACCGATATATGCCCTCGAGTCGGGGATGTTGATGTCGTGGTTCCCGGGGATGACCTGGATTCGCATTCCACGCTGTTGTAAAGGATAGAGCTTTTTGGTAAAGTCGATATGGCTTTGTTTCTCGCCATGGTTAGTTATGTCTCCTGTGATGAGTAATATATCTGTTCCCGCAGCTTCTATCTCCGCGAGAGTTTTGTCGAGAACGGCGTGTAAATCGGAAAGGTTTCTGCCCGTGGCTGTTTCATACTTTTCCAGAGCTGCTCCCGGTTGAGCTATCTCTGGGCTCAAGTAATGTATGTCGCTGAGGATGGCGATT
This portion of the Petrimonas sulfuriphila genome encodes:
- a CDS encoding ribonuclease HII, yielding MKQHKPLESCLHPGCIEAGCDEAGRGCLAGPVFAAAVVLKPGFRCEELNDSKQLSERERNRLRPIIEQSAMCYAVEMCTPDEIDELNILWASVKAMHKALSRLTVTPEHILIDGNRFHPFQQIPHTCVIKGDGKYLSIAAASVLAKTYRDEYMQNLHNQFPVYGWMHNKGYPTRAHREAIKQHGITIHHRQTFHLIEKQLKFEW
- a CDS encoding metallophosphoesterase, giving the protein MKKYTFFLLLLFFFPSTNVVSKPVRIAILSDIHYLSPEIAQPGAALEKYETATGRNLSDLHAVLDKTLAEIEAAGTDILLITGDITNHGEKQSHIDFTKKLYPLQQRGMRIQVIPGNHDINIPDSRAYIGEVPAPAQSISAKEFPEIYGPFGYNGALKLDTASLSYLAEINENTWLLCFDTNRYAEHKTTSVSGGRILPSTMNWALDILRQAKAKNVTVLGMMHHGIVEHMPYQATFFPGHILENWESAAGILAAAGLKIVFTGHFHSNDITQFTGSAENILYDVETGSLSQYPFPYRLITLDSTSLSIDTRFIESVPGTAGLQDKYRKTTESIIRRGVRARLQQTGIPFADDAREALVELLTGLNVLHLKGDEVLDEGMLRSIQQFAEVMDDENFDINSFQLDFPPADNKLKINLK